Proteins encoded in a region of the Maniola jurtina chromosome 12, ilManJurt1.1, whole genome shotgun sequence genome:
- the LOC123870554 gene encoding coiled-coil domain-containing protein 130 homolog has product MGERKGQNLYYPPDYDPTVGGLNKFRGTHALRERARKLHMGILIIRFEMPYNIWCDGCKNHIGMGVRYNAEKTKIGMYYTTPVYQFRMKCHLCDNHFEIKTDPANLDYVIVSGARRQENRWDPTENGQIVPETKETQKRLFDDAMFKLEHKTGDEDASKLDKPRINRLVGRNEAVWKDDYEANCALRRNFRKRRKELEESSVNDSLLLAKSSLNINLLPETEDDRNMASLLSLRPSQSIEESQSLTRIKILNTPALPSSSGLLTSFGGLKKEESLSKSVLLTRNALGITVKRKHVDDVESNTNDDLSDPKKVKDDDEFKSISKSENKIESEYKNKNIDEKGSKSLANINKNEGETDIACKDRKEEEIKIESEKENESKKLSDVNCDEKCNPISLVGDYSSSGESSD; this is encoded by the exons ATGGGTGAAAGGAAAGGGCAGAATCTTTACTATCCCCCCGACTACGACCCCACAGTCGGGGGGCTAAACAAATTCCGGGGCACCCATGCTCTCCGGGAACGAGCCAGGAAACTCCACATGGGCATCCTGATCATCAGATTTGAGATGCCATATAACATCTGGTGCGATGGCTGTAAGAATCACATTGGTATGGGAGTGAGGTACAATGCTGAGAAAACTAAGATTGGGATGTATTATACCACACCGGTTTACCAATTTAGAATGAAATGCCATTTGTGCGACAACCATTTTGAAATCAAGACTGATCCAGCT aatctagactaTGTCATAGTATCAGGTGCAAGGCGCCAAGAAAACAGATGGGATCCGACAGAGAATGGGCAAATTGTGCCAGAAACCAAGGAGACTCAGAAGCGTCTGTTTGATGATGCCATGTTCAAGCTGGAGCATAAGACAGGGGATGAGGATGCCAGCAAGTTGGATAAGCCACGGATCAACCGGCTGGTGGGCAGAAATGAAGCTGTCTGGAAGGATGACTATGAGGCCAACTGTGCACTGCGGAGGAACTTTAGG AAAAGGAGAAAAGAACTAGAAGAATCATCAGTCAATGACAGTTTGCTTCTAGCTAAATCTTCTCTAAACATCAATCTCTTGCCAGAGACAGAAGATGACAGAAACATGGCATCCCTTCTCTCTCTAAGACCTTCACAGAGTATTGAAGAGTCACAGAGTCTAACCAGAATCAAAATATTGAATACTCCAGCCTTACCAAGCTCCAGTGGACTTTTAACCAGCtttggggggttaaaaaaggaggaATCCCTAAGTAAAAGTGTACTTTTGACTAGAAATGCCTTAGGCATCACAGTTAAGAGAAAACATGTTGATGATGTAGAAAGTAATACAAATGATGATTTAAGTGATCCAAAAAAAGTgaaagatgatgatgaatttaaaAGTATATccaaaagtgaaaataaaatagaaagtgaatataaaaataaaaatatagatgaGAAGGGAAGTAAAAGCTTggcaaatataaataaaaatgaaggggaaacagatatagcttgcaaaGATAGAAAAGAAGAGGAAATTAAAATAGAAAGTGAAAAGGAAaatgaaagtaaaaaattaagtgATGTAAATTGTGATGAGAAATGTAATCCGATTTCTTTAGTCGGTGATTATAGTTCTAGTGGTGAAAGTTCTGATTAA